The window CTACATCGGCAGAATGACTGACGATAAAATTCACTGTATGGACGTTGCAAAACTCTACGGAGCCGACTACTGGGACGGAGACAGGCGATACGGCTACGGCGGCTACAGATATGACGGCCGCTGGAAATGTGTTGCCGAAGACCTTATCGCCGCATACGGACTTACCAACGATTCCAAAATCCTCGATGTGGGCTGCGGAAAAGCATTCATACTTTATGAGCTCAAACAGCTTCTGCCAGGCTGCCGTATCGCTGGAATTGATATATCCGACTACGGGCTGGCAAATGCAAAAGAGGATATCCGCGACTGCCTTATAAAACACAATGCAGCCGACCCTCTTCCTTTCGGCGACAAAGAGTTTGACCTTGTGTTTTCGGTAACCACCCTGCACAATCTGAAGATATATGACCTGAAAACAGCCCTTTCAGAAATAGAACGGGTGGGACGACATGGTTATGTCATGGTGGAAGCATACAGAAACTCGGCAGAACTGTTCAATCTGGAATGCTGGGCGCTGACATGCGAATCCTTTTTCAGACCGGACGAATGGATATGGCTCTACAAAGAGTTCGGATACACCGGTGACTATGAATTTATATATTTCGAGTAAGGTGTTAAATGGCATTACGTTACACCAAGTATAAGATATTTCAC of the Seleniivibrio woodruffii genome contains:
- a CDS encoding class I SAM-dependent methyltransferase, whose protein sequence is MGKMVEFITKLHKKTQRDYIGRMTDDKIHCMDVAKLYGADYWDGDRRYGYGGYRYDGRWKCVAEDLIAAYGLTNDSKILDVGCGKAFILYELKQLLPGCRIAGIDISDYGLANAKEDIRDCLIKHNAADPLPFGDKEFDLVFSVTTLHNLKIYDLKTALSEIERVGRHGYVMVEAYRNSAELFNLECWALTCESFFRPDEWIWLYKEFGYTGDYEFIYFE